A stretch of Geomonas oryzisoli DNA encodes these proteins:
- a CDS encoding outer membrane protein assembly factor BamB family protein — translation MKAIILWAAIICVVILAGCGGGGGSLSNPAAPQASYMSPQVYGENEPISPLVPTISGTATSYRVTPSLPAGLVLDAATGAISGTPVATAATADYTITVTGPGGSTTANLRLAVVPVVSVSRMVVASTSVSPLVTLNAAATGLSGTVYAKASDAGGVFSTPVAVNASAGNCVLELSTLSSASTGLHTGRAVVNLYTDPGCTTSQAMPSVWVNYTVNVLAPGGAWPGNHLTALSSIQGAPEWATFQGNAAHTGYVPVTLDPNRFDTRWQISVPAFLYFNSRFNLATVSTAGGKFYTAGANAVTARNEYDGSTLWSYSFSGLPFPSVNPPAVSDGIVYVAAGQQSSTYMFALDAMTGSKLFQSAMSSQWENYLAPTVGPSGVYTNAGMYGGMYAFNSQGSQLYFAGTAQQSAWTPAVDSTSVYAYTGDALRVFDPVQGTLKTSITDPTFTNYIYEIGGSAVLGAANSVFAAAYGNSILNGGAIGNSLVHFNLLSNTVDWTIKGVYPTTPAYDNGVVYAANNNPLRLEARSEADGKLIWSWTPPASGDTRFVSEVLLTQNVVILSTNLSTYAIDRSTHHVVWSYPMAGNLALSPKGILYIEGYGTQGSTAPIVAINVH, via the coding sequence GTGAAAGCGATCATCCTTTGGGCGGCAATCATTTGTGTTGTTATTTTAGCTGGGTGTGGCGGTGGAGGCGGTTCTTTAAGCAATCCTGCAGCGCCGCAAGCGTCGTATATGTCGCCCCAGGTTTACGGAGAGAACGAACCTATCTCGCCGTTGGTGCCGACCATCTCCGGTACGGCGACGTCGTACAGGGTTACCCCTTCGCTGCCTGCCGGTCTGGTTCTGGATGCCGCTACGGGGGCCATTTCAGGTACGCCTGTCGCAACCGCGGCAACCGCTGATTATACGATTACCGTTACGGGACCGGGCGGTTCCACAACGGCCAACTTACGCCTCGCCGTAGTGCCGGTGGTCTCCGTTTCCAGGATGGTTGTGGCCAGTACGTCTGTTTCTCCGCTCGTGACGCTCAATGCCGCAGCCACGGGCCTCAGTGGCACCGTGTACGCCAAGGCCAGTGACGCAGGCGGCGTTTTCAGCACGCCGGTTGCGGTGAACGCCAGCGCGGGTAACTGCGTGCTCGAACTCTCAACGCTGAGTTCCGCGAGCACCGGCCTCCATACCGGACGAGCTGTTGTGAACCTTTACACTGACCCGGGTTGCACAACCTCTCAGGCGATGCCGAGTGTGTGGGTAAACTATACGGTCAATGTCCTCGCCCCGGGCGGTGCGTGGCCAGGCAATCATTTGACTGCCCTGTCGTCCATCCAAGGTGCCCCGGAATGGGCCACATTCCAGGGTAACGCTGCCCATACGGGATACGTGCCGGTCACGCTCGATCCCAACAGGTTCGACACGCGCTGGCAAATATCGGTCCCTGCGTTCCTCTATTTCAACAGCAGGTTCAATCTGGCCACGGTGTCCACGGCAGGCGGAAAATTCTACACGGCAGGTGCCAATGCCGTCACCGCCCGCAACGAGTACGACGGATCCACCCTGTGGAGCTACAGCTTCAGCGGGTTGCCTTTCCCGTCTGTGAACCCGCCCGCAGTCAGCGACGGGATCGTCTACGTGGCGGCCGGACAACAGTCATCGACCTACATGTTCGCCTTAGATGCGATGACCGGCTCCAAGTTGTTCCAATCCGCCATGTCTTCCCAGTGGGAAAACTACCTCGCCCCCACCGTGGGACCATCGGGAGTCTATACCAATGCTGGCATGTACGGCGGGATGTATGCGTTCAATTCCCAGGGAAGCCAGCTGTATTTCGCGGGGACCGCACAGCAGTCCGCGTGGACCCCAGCGGTTGATTCCACTTCGGTGTATGCCTATACGGGTGATGCCCTGCGTGTGTTCGATCCGGTCCAGGGGACGCTCAAGACGAGCATCACCGACCCGACCTTCACGAACTACATTTACGAAATCGGCGGATCGGCCGTGCTGGGGGCGGCCAACTCGGTGTTCGCCGCGGCATACGGCAACAGCATCCTTAACGGCGGCGCGATAGGCAACTCGCTCGTGCACTTCAATCTACTATCGAACACGGTGGACTGGACTATCAAAGGCGTCTACCCGACGACGCCTGCTTACGACAACGGAGTCGTATACGCGGCTAACAACAATCCGCTGCGCTTGGAGGCGCGCTCCGAGGCTGACGGTAAGCTGATCTGGTCTTGGACGCCTCCGGCATCGGGTGATACCAGATTCGTGAGCGAGGTCCTGCTCACGCAGAACGTCGTGATCTTGAGTACGAATCTCTCGACCTACGCGATAGACCGGTCCACGCACCACGTGGTGTGGAGCTACCCGATGGCGGGGAATCTTGCGTTGTCTCCCAAAGGCATCCTCTATATTGAGGGATACGGCACACAAGGCTCCACGGCGCCGATAGTCGCGATCAACGTTCATTGA
- a CDS encoding SAM-dependent methyltransferase, with product MDIPRIFNITESAHRVHNPFTPEKLATLGAALRLEPETRVLDLGSGSGEMLCTWARDYGVVGTGIDMSRLFSEQAKLRAEELGVADRVNFIHGDAAGYVSVEKVGVAACIGATWIGGGVVGTIALLAQSLGAGGIILVGEPYWRQLPPTEDVAKECHAGSISDFLLLPELLASFGGLGYDVVEMVLADQDSWDRYEAAKWLTMRRWLEANPDDDFAKEVRAALTSEPERYAAYTREYLGWGVFALMPR from the coding sequence ATGGACATTCCACGGATCTTCAACATCACCGAAAGTGCTCACCGCGTCCATAACCCGTTCACGCCCGAAAAGCTTGCCACTCTCGGCGCGGCACTGCGTCTGGAACCGGAGACCCGAGTGCTCGACCTTGGCAGCGGTTCGGGGGAGATGCTGTGTACCTGGGCGCGCGATTACGGAGTCGTCGGCACCGGCATCGACATGAGCCGGTTGTTCTCCGAGCAAGCCAAACTCCGTGCCGAAGAGCTCGGCGTCGCCGATCGAGTCAACTTCATCCATGGCGATGCTGCGGGATACGTCTCTGTCGAGAAGGTCGGGGTGGCGGCCTGTATCGGTGCCACCTGGATCGGCGGGGGAGTCGTCGGTACCATCGCGCTTCTGGCACAGAGCCTGGGCGCGGGGGGGATCATCCTTGTCGGCGAACCTTACTGGCGGCAGTTACCGCCGACCGAAGATGTCGCTAAAGAGTGTCACGCCGGCTCGATCTCCGACTTTCTTCTGCTGCCAGAACTTCTGGCGTCTTTCGGCGGCCTCGGCTACGATGTCGTGGAAATGGTTCTGGCGGACCAGGACAGCTGGGATCGATACGAGGCGGCCAAGTGGCTCACCATGCGCCGATGGCTCGAAGCCAATCCCGATGACGACTTCGCGAAAGAAGTCCGAGCCGCACTGACCTCGGAACCCGAGCGCTACGCCGCTTACACGCGTGAATACTTGGGGTGGGGTGTCTTCGCGCTGATGCCGCGGTGA
- a CDS encoding ABC transporter substrate-binding protein, giving the protein MPRIWFLNSLLCLLVLVCLLGTVTDAACTETKPAKKILILNSYHSGYKGSDDAVQGFTETLLRSLPETEIQIEYLDSKNNSGKEYDARVLDLLKFKYQQHRFDLILSTDDYAFNIIERYREALFDSTPVVFCGTNSFDRSRLSGKSGIIGIDERPSFDATLALIFSLHPGTSNIVVIRDDSVTGQLNDMEFKKAASQLPGKATFSDWAGMQLDELTGRVMQLKPGSVIVYFASFVPDRNGDRVSSNEALRRISAVSPVPVYGGWEFNLGKGIVGGRLLNLHEHGAAAAALAVRVLKGESIDRLPPVSPSPNKDMFDYNELRRFGIPQAKLPADSIVVNRPPGYLWSHRVDILATISVLLLLALVTSFVKLINSRKNLKVHRDALMQRNVELEQALSKVKVLEGIIPVCMYCKKVRKDEESWQQMESYISQHTEAQFSHGICPSCFDDNFSSKKKK; this is encoded by the coding sequence ATGCCCAGGATTTGGTTCCTTAACAGCCTGCTATGCCTACTGGTCCTGGTCTGCCTGCTGGGGACGGTGACCGATGCCGCCTGCACCGAGACGAAGCCCGCGAAGAAAATCCTGATCCTCAACTCGTACCACTCGGGGTACAAGGGGTCCGACGACGCCGTCCAGGGCTTTACCGAGACACTGCTTCGGTCGCTGCCGGAAACCGAGATCCAGATCGAATACCTGGACTCCAAAAACAACAGCGGCAAGGAGTACGACGCACGCGTCCTCGATCTGCTCAAGTTCAAATACCAGCAGCACCGCTTCGACCTCATCCTCTCCACCGACGACTATGCCTTCAACATCATCGAGCGGTACAGGGAAGCCCTCTTTGACTCCACCCCCGTGGTCTTTTGCGGCACCAACTCCTTCGACCGATCCAGGCTTTCCGGCAAGAGCGGCATCATCGGCATCGACGAGCGTCCCAGTTTTGACGCAACCCTTGCCCTCATCTTCTCCCTCCATCCCGGAACCAGCAACATCGTTGTCATCCGCGACGATTCCGTCACCGGGCAACTGAACGACATGGAGTTCAAGAAGGCAGCCTCGCAACTGCCGGGCAAAGCCACCTTCTCCGACTGGGCCGGAATGCAGCTGGACGAGCTCACCGGTCGTGTCATGCAGCTTAAACCCGGCAGCGTCATCGTCTATTTCGCGTCCTTCGTGCCGGACAGAAACGGCGACCGGGTCTCCAGCAACGAGGCGTTGCGCCGAATTTCCGCCGTGAGTCCCGTCCCCGTGTACGGCGGGTGGGAGTTCAACCTCGGCAAAGGCATCGTTGGCGGCAGGCTGTTAAACCTTCACGAACACGGGGCCGCAGCGGCGGCACTGGCGGTGCGGGTGCTCAAAGGAGAGTCCATAGACCGCCTCCCCCCGGTTTCGCCGAGCCCGAACAAAGACATGTTCGACTACAACGAGCTGCGCCGCTTCGGGATTCCCCAGGCGAAGCTGCCAGCGGACAGCATCGTGGTCAACAGGCCGCCCGGATACCTCTGGAGCCATCGCGTCGACATACTGGCGACGATATCCGTGCTGCTTTTACTGGCGCTGGTCACGAGCTTCGTCAAGCTGATCAACAGCCGGAAGAACCTGAAGGTACACCGGGACGCCCTGATGCAGCGCAACGTGGAGCTCGAACAGGCCCTTTCAAAGGTAAAGGTATTGGAGGGGATCATCCCGGTCTGCATGTACTGCAAGAAAGTAAGGAAGGACGAAGAGAGCTGGCAACAGATGGAATCGTACATATCCCAGCATACCGAGGCCCAGTTCAGCCACGGTATCTGCCCGAGTTGCTTCGACGACAATTTCTCGAGCAAAAAAAAGAAGTAG